From the genome of Fundulus heteroclitus isolate FHET01 chromosome 9, MU-UCD_Fhet_4.1, whole genome shotgun sequence, one region includes:
- the LOC118564239 gene encoding acidic proline-rich protein PRP25-like has protein sequence MYSKIGVKDVTRQQASEILTSPQRCPHPPRSYMCGIVMEQANGGVWGWVPRPSRVPEAPGRARHLGTHRPKLQRHTPQNPSPQGNARTPAQGRHTLGTKSPGPNPDPPNGSPAAWPVTHVHHRRTPQEQCKRLLETALGTPKPRPGGGHSSQHPDPPDTPLQAPPESATMPYRTHPTAPHSR, from the exons ATGTATAGTAAAATTGGGGTCAAGGACGTCACCAGACAGCAGGCTTCAGAAATCCTCACCTCTCCCCAGCGatgcccccaccccccaaggtcctacatgtgtggcattGTGATGGAGCAGGCAAATGGAGGTGTCTGGGGATGG GTCCCAAGACCCTCCAGAGTGCCAGAGGCCCCAGGAAGGGCCAGACACCTGGGCACACACCGGCCCAAACTCCAGCGACATACTCCACAGAACCCAAGCCCCCAAGGCAATGCTAGGACACCCGCCCAAGGACGACACACCCTAGGAACCAAGAGCCCCGGACCCAACCCAGACCCACCCAATGGCAGCCCAGCTGCCTGGCCAGTAACCCACGTCCACCATCGCAGAACCCCCCAAGAGCAGTGCAAGCGGCTTTTGGAGACTGCCCTTGGGACACCCAAGCCCCGCCCAGGCGGGGGCCACAGTTCCCAGCATCCGGACCCACCAGACACCCCACTTCAGGCACCCCCTGAATCAGCCACCATGCCCTACAGGACACATCCCACAGCCCCCCACTCCCGCTAA